The nucleotide sequence CAATCGCCTTGGCTAAATGTTGCTCTTGGCTGAACTTTAACCGTGCTTGCTCCATTTGCTGGCTAACGCCAAAACCGGTTTCTTTACTTAAGAAATCAGCGCTGCTGGTCGCTGTTTCAACACCGGCGCGGGACAGTAACATCTTAACGCTTTGATACTGCTCTTCAGACACCTTAATCACATCCACATCAATCTTATAGTCAACGCGGTTTTTATCGAGCACATCAAGGACCTCAACCATCTGTTGAGTATCCATTTTAGGTAAAGGTCTAAATTCAGGCTCTTGCGCCCAGATCATGATAAACACAGCCACAGCTAAACAAATTGCTAATGCTAAAATCATGGTGATTTGACGCAAAACATCACTGCCGCCAAAACGGCTACTCTTGCCTGATTCATGTTCTTGAGCGGCGCCATTATCGGCATTTATGGTGGCAGCATCGGCGCCAGTGATCACGTTTGTACTCACAGTATCATTCCTGAATTTTTTAGCTGTCCAGAACCTTTTATAGCAGCCCCTTACATATCAAGCGCTGACATCACTTAGCCGCGGCTTGGTATCACACTGGCATGCTCATAATCTCTTTATAAGCATCAACGAACTTATTGCGAACTTGTAGGGTTGCTTCAAAAGCCACACTGGCTTTTTCGCGGGCGATGACGGTATCAGATAGGCTCACGCGGGTGTCGCCCATTTCCAGCCGCGTCGCCAAGCTGCTGGAGTTATGTTGCAACTCATTGACAGAACCTATGGCTTGATTGAGCAATTGCGAAAAATCGGCGCCTTGAGTGTTATTAACCTGACGCATTGACTCAGGTAATAGGTTGGTCGACGGGGAAATTTCAGCTTTGATGGCCTGCATTTCAGCAAACAAGGGGTTAGTGGTAATTTGCATCATAGCCTCCTGACGGCAACTTGACTCTTTGGCGAGTAGTCATCTCTCGATGCAATTAGTTTGCCAACACTAATATTGACGAGTTAGCTGTAAGTCGGTGGACATGAAGGGAATGAATCTAGACGGGCTATGTGGTTAAGCTATGTTGCCAAGCTATCTTGTCAGGCTATCTGAGTAACGAACTCGCTTAGCTACGCCTAATATCTATGACCAATAACTATGACTAATTAACTCAGTTGGTTATCAAAAAAAGTTGCCATAACAAATAATCAGCACTCAGCCCAAGTTAACGCTTAAGCTGGTTAACTTGGGCTGAATGATTGCAACGGGCGACTAAATCGCCATGCCAAGCTCGCGCATTCTAGCCATTTTATAGCGCAAAGTTCTGGCGCTAATGCCGAGCTTTTCAGCCACTAACTTACGGCTACCTTGGCATTGATTTAAAGTTTCAAGAATGATCACATGCTCTTGGGCTTGCAACTCTTGCCCTAGCCCTTCGCTATTAACTGGCTCTTGTTCTTGAGCATTAAAAGCTATGGGTTCCTGAGTATCGATAATGATATCTATGGCGCTAATATTTAGCCCTTGGCACAAAATTAGCGCTCTTTGCATGACGTTATCAAGCTCGCGCACATTGCCAGGCCAGCGATGACCTAATAAGCGCCGACAGGCGATATCATCAAGCTCAGGTACGGCTCTTTGACTGTGCTCACAATGGCGCGTCAATAAATGCCGTGCCAGCGGTAAAATATCCAGCGGCCTGTCTTTTAAGGCCGGCCAAGTGAGCGGGAACACATTGATGCGATAGTATAAATCTTCTCTAAACTCGCCATTATCCACCGCAGCTTTTAAATCACGGTTTGAGGTCGCTAAAATCCGCACGTTCAGGGCTATGGTTTTGCGGCCGCCTAAACGCTCGACCTCGCGCTCTTGCAATACCCGCAGCAACTTAGCTTGCAACGACAAATCCATTTCAGAGATTTCATCGAGCAGTAAAGTGCCGCCCTCGGCTTGCTCAAACTTGCCAGGGCACGCTTGATAAGCGCCAGTAAATGCGCCTTTCTCGTAACCAAATAAGGTGGCTTCAAGCATATTTTCAGGAATCGCGGCGCAGTTAATCGCCACAAACGGCGCGTTGCTGCGTGCGCTATGCTGATGGATATAGCGCGCTAACACTTCTTTACCTGAGCCGCTCGGACCTAAAATCATCACCGACGCGTCAGAAACGGCGACGCGGCTTGCCAAATTAAGGAGTGCAATACTCTTATCATCGCACACCACAGGCCCTGCAATGGGCGCGGCATTTGGCATATAGCGGCTCACTTGATTGAGCAGCACTTCAGGCGCAAAGGGTTTAGCTAAATAATCAACGGCGCCTAATTTAATGGCATCAACAGCGCTATCAATACTGGCAAAGGCTGTCATCAGTAACACCGGCAATTGATGATGATTTTTTTGTAAGTAAGCCAGCAAGCCCATGCCGCCAATACCCGGCATTTGCACATCACTAATCACCATATCTACTGAGTGCTGTTTTAGCGCCAAGATGGCATCTTCTGCCGTTACCGCTTCAATGCAGTGATAGTGCGCTAGCAGTAATGTATCAACTAACGCTTCACGTAAGTGGCTATCATCTTCGACCAATAAAATCGTTCCGGCGTTCATAGGCTGACTCACACTAAGGCTGATTGATTAATGAGTGTTGGCAAACTGAGCGCGACTATTGCGCCGCGCCCAGGGGCGGCGCTTAAGGTCAAGCGGCCGTCATGTTGCTGCGCCACCGATTGCACCACGGCAAGTCCAAGCCCTGTGCCTTGGGCTTTAGTGGTAAAGAAGGGATCGCATACTTGCGCTTGAGATTTTTTATCTATGCCGCGGCCATTATCCGCCACCAATAACTGCACCCGTTTAGTAGGCTCAGTGGCATCGGGCATGACTACTAGGCGAATATCACTCGCGCCTGCTTCTAAGCTGTTATTGACGAGATTTCCAAGCGCCGATGCCATGGCATTAATGTTGACATGAATGTGGCTATCTTGCTGCACCGCCACACTGATCATGGCGCCCTGCTTAGTGACTATTGGCTCGCACCGCTCCATGACTTGCTGCATTAATGCTTCAGCGCTTATGTCTTGCGCTTGACCATTGGCTTGGCCGCGCGCCATTAGCAGCATGTCATTCACTTGACGCTCTAAATCATTAAGCCGGTCTAATAACTTATCGCTAAAGCGGCTACGCGCCTCTGCGCTTAAGCGCGCTTGCTTGAGGTTTGATGCATATAAAATGGCGGCGGTTAATGGGGTGCGTACTTGATGGGCTAAATTAGCCACCATTTTTCCGAGCGCCGATAAACGCTCAAGGTGAGATAAATTAGTTTGTAATTGCCGCGTTTCAGTGAGATCTGTGAGCACAATTAACTGCCCAGGCTCTGGCGATAACGGCGTAATGGCAAGCTTTACCCGCCGACCATCGCGCAGTGACACTTCATGGCCATCATCATCTTTGGGCGCAAATGCCCGCTCTATGATGGTCAGCCAGCGCAAGCCATCGAGCGGCAATCCCAACAAGGAATAAGCCACAGCATTGGCTTGGGTCACTATGCCAGCTTCATCCAGAATAATGATGCCAGATGGCATGGCTTGCAGAATATGATCCATGCGCGTCGACATATTGACCGCACTTTTGGTGATATAGGGCTTGGTTGGTGGGTCAATGGCGACCACAGTAGCAAGAGAATGATGAACCATATTAACCCCGTCAAAATACTTACGCTTGCAGGGATAATGCAGGCTTTGTGCCAAAAATAAAGCATTGAAATAGAAGCAAAAAAGAGACTTTCGTCTCTTTTTATGTACTGAGTATATGGATTGACGCTTAAGCCATTAGTCTTTACTTAAACCATATTTACGCATTTTTTCCACTAACGTGGTGCGGCGAATGCCGAGCATTTCCGCGGCGCGAGCCACCACATTGTCTTGCTGCTCTAAAGCTTGACGTATCATATCAATTTCAAGCTCAGCCAATAAATCCTTTAAGTTAACCCCTTCCGATGGCAGTTCACTTGGGAAGCGATGCTCAGGTAATTCAATGGGTTCTTCATCATTAAAGATGGCCGATAACACGTCGCGCTCCTGCAAGGCTTCACTGCATGCGACTTCATATTCAGGCACGTCAATATGACGATACTTAAGCGGTAAATCATTGACATCAATCAAGCCGCCAGGAAACAGTATGGTTAAACGCTCAACCAGATTCGATAATTCACGGACGTTACCTGTCCAAGCATGCTCTTTTAATGACTCGATGGCGCGCTGAGTAAATCTAACTTTACCGCGGCCTTCATTAAAGACGCGGCTCACCAACTCTTGCAGCAATAACGGAATATCTTCGGCGCGCTCAGACAAGGATGGCATTTCAATCGGAAACACATTGAGGCGATAATATAAATCTTCTCGAAAGGTCGAGTCGGTGATCATTTGTTCCAAATTTCTATGGGTCGCCGCCACCACTCGCACATTGGCTTGAATCGACTTAACGCCGCCCACACGCTCAAAGGTGCGCTCTTGCAATACCCGCAGCAGTTTTACTTGCATTTGCAGCGGCATATCACCAATTTCATCTAAGAATAAGGTGCCGCCTTCAGCTAACTCAAATCGGCCTTTACGGGCGCTAATCGCCCCAGTAAATGAGCCTTTTTCATGACCAAATAATTCACTTTCTAATAGCTCTGCCGGTATCGCGCCGCAGTTTACCGGAATAAACGGGCCATCACGGCGTTCCGATAAATAATGGATGTTACGCGCGACCACCTCTTTACCTGTGCCCGATTGTCCAAGCACTAACACGCTAGTATCCGAAGTCGCCACTTGACTGATCAAATGCCTAACGGCGGCAACGCCGTCACTGCGGCCCACCAGCGAGCGAAATAGTTTGGTTTGATTGGCGCTAGTCACAACTTCAGCGCGCTGGGATTGTACAAATAACTGACAGATATGCAGTAATTCTGTGAGCTGTGGATAGTTAAGCGGCTCATCTATCATGCCAAGGATATTACTGTGACCGCGCGTCAGACCCGCAGCATCAAACATCATTAACATCGGCTGCCAAGGAGCGGCGCTCGCATAGGCTTGCATCGCGTCAAGGGGCAGTGATTGCGGGCAAACAATGACGCCGCGAAAGCGGGTCTCTGAGGCTAATGTTGATAATTGTTCGGGCGCAATCACCTCAACTCTTTCACCGAGAAATTCGAGGATATGAGTTAAACGCTGCAGACGCTCACAAGCATTAGCAATAATTATTATTCGTTGATCTATTTGCATCATTCAGTAGGCCATCAAGCTCATGAGGATAGTCGCATTCGTTATTAATATGCTTGCTGTTACTTACCTTGGAACTATTTAATCTTAATATCTTTAGTAAGAATAGTGTATTAACAGGACGCCATTAGCAAGTGACAAATCATAATTGTCACTGATGATTCATGACGTCCATTTTAGAATAATCAGCTACCCAGCAAAATAATTGTTGCGACCTTGCTACTGTTATCACCACAGCATCCTTATTTTTAACCAATATAGACACAGAAAACCCACGCTTATACGAGCTCAGAATTAACTGATAGATGATGTTCACTATCAGGAATGGCATCCCAGCCTTCCTTAATATCGCGTAAAATGGTCATAACATCATCAATTGCTTGCAGATCATTATTGATATTGGCAAAGGTGATACGGCGCAACATAAACGCATACAGCTCGCTTAAATTATTAGCAATTTCACCACCTGCTTGCATATTAAGGCTACTATTAAGGCCATTAATAATACCTATGGCTTTACTCAGTAATATTCCCTTAGTTTGAATATCTTTATTTTCGATGGCATAACGACTTTGAGCTAGGCGCTCTAACGCACCAGCGAGCATCATCTGAATAATACGATGAGGTGATGCCGACGCTATTTCATTGTCGAGCGAAACCTTGCGATATGATTGTAATGACCCTCTCATAAACACCTACCTATTATCATCTATCGACTGATACATATTAATATGGCGCGTCGTTTGACGACCAGCATGGAGCAAGGACTGTCTGTGATCTCGCGCCTCGATTGCCCCTTGGCTAAAGGTTTGAGTCAGTTGCCATTGCTCTTGCCAAAATGAAACATCGGTTAAGGTTTCATCGGCGAGCAGCACGTCCAATATATTTTGACGCTGCAAGCTAAGCTCTTGCAATTTAGAGACCAAGTCGTCTGAATTAACATCTTCTGAAGGGGTATTAGCAAGCGCTGCTAGGGTGGCTGCCACGTCCTGATTCACTTGTGCAAGTGCTGACTGCTGGGATGTCATAGACCTATCCTTGTGTGATTTCACGCTTAATATCTTAAGTCAACTGGGAAAAATTAACGAGAGCTCACGACCCCAGGTAATGAGTTTAACCTGTCCATAATCCCAGAACCTTGAGCATTTAACCTACCGACGACTAAATCCATGGCATTAAACTGCTTAGTTAAGCGCGCTTGCAACTGGGTCATTTTACGGGCGAACGCTTCTTTTTGATCGGTTAAACGCTGTTGCTGCGAGGTATAGCTTTTGTTCTGTCCATCAATTACGCCGCCGGACTTCACATAGGTTTTCACCATAGTATCTAGCTTATTGGCAAGGCCAGTATCTTTGGTGGCGAACAAACCTTCAATGCCGCTCATGTTGGTCGCTATGCTTTTATCAAGCTTAGTGTTATCGACAGACATCTTGCCATAGCGGTCAATCCCAATACCTATGTCATACAAGGCGGTACTTTTGCCGTCCGTCGTCACTCTTTGACTGGCCATACTCCTAAGCTGAGATTCAAGTGAGCGCACCATGGAATCGCCTTGTAAGGCGGCGGCGGTTTTCTTGTCAACATCATAAGCCGAGAGCCGATTAACCTCAGTCATCAAGCTATTATAAGAATCCACAAACTCTTGAACGTTAGATTTTACCGTCGCAGTATCTAAGCTCACGGTTAGCGTGGATGTCTTATTCACATCGGCATCGGTTAATTTGACGCTCACGCCAGTAATGGCACTTGATAGGGTATTAGACGCTGAATCTAAACGCTGGTTATCTATGTAAACAATGGCATTTTTCGCAGGCTGTAACTCGCTTTGATTCACGCCATTAAACATGTCATTAAGACCTGTGCCTGTGGTATCCGTGGCTGTCACTGTCATGGCATTTGCAAGGCCCGTCTCTTTACTGCTAAAGACTAAACGCGAGCCGCCATTGGTGGTCACCACAGAGGCGCTCACCCCCACATTATCACTGGCAGTGTTAATAGTTGTTGCTATATCATTGAGATCGTTTGTCGCCGCAATATTGACACTAAACTGTTTACCCGCCACACCAAAGGTCAGCGAACCTTCGCCAACGGTTGAGCTCGCGCTCGTGGTAAAAGCGCCACCAACCTTATGCGCCGCCGCCAATTGTTCGACCTTGATGCTATAACTGCCTGATTGCGCAAATTTATCGGCGCTCGCCGTAAAGTAAGTGCTGTTACCGGTAGAGACAGTACGCGGATTTAGGTTCTTACCATCTTGCAGCTTAGCCAACGCATCTTGGAAGGTCGATAAGGCGCTCTTAAGCTTGCCTATCGCCGACACTTTAGCTTTGATTTGATCTTCAGCTTTATTAAACGCAGCCTCTTTGGGCAGTTTTTCAGCATCAACCAATACTTTGACAATGTTATTAATGTCTAGGCCTGAGCCTAATCCCGTTGCCGTGAGCGCCATAACTACCTCTGAAAAAATAAAGCCTGAGCGAGTCTCAGGCTTCGGTTTTCATCAGCAATCCGGTGACATCAGACAGTTTCTGAGCCAGCTCCAGCGCTTCTTCACTGGGGATTTGCCGAATGATATTACCGGAATCTACATCCATCACACTCACTACAGAGCGACCAGACGTATCATCAACCTTAAAAGCTAAGCCCTTACGCATCATAGACATCATGGAGGTCATATCCTCGACCACCTTATCTAATGCCTCTGAGTTATCGCGAGCTTTCTCTTTGGCTGATGCCTCTGAGTCAGCTTGCTCTTCTTTCTTAGGCAAATTCTGTACCAAATTAGAAGGTTGCGTTTTATTTTCTGCAGTGACAGACATTGAACGACTCGGATGCGGCCCTTTATCTTGCGCCGGTATCACGGTTGAAGTTGCTATATTGATATCCATAGCCATTTCTCACCTTATCCACAAATTAACATGCCTACTGAGTTCACACGTCGAAAACAGCAAAGGGCCTTCATGAGAAGCGCCCTTGCATTACCGACCTTGAGCGCTATTAGAGTAATGACAAGGCAATCTGCGGCATCTGATTTGCTTGGGCTAACATGGCAGAGCCTGTTTGTTGCAGTACTTGGCTCTTGGTCATGGCCGAAGTTTCTTTGGCAAAGTCCACGTCCACAATCCGGCTTCTTGCATCAGCTACGTTAGACTGAGTGTTGGCACTGTTATTAATGTTATGGCTTAGACGGTTTTGAATCGCACCAAGCTCAGCACGCTGAGTGTCAATGGTCTTAATCGCGGCATCAATTCTAGTTAAGGCACTGGTTTGCCCTGCTGAAGAGGCGACTGACAACGAATTGACAGATAAAGAGCCTGCTGTGGTAGTGGTCACTTTAACAGTGATATCTTCATCATTTTGGTGACCTACTTGGAAGGTCTTGCCGGCTGAAAAATCGCCATTGAGCAACTTAGTGCTACCGAAGGCTGTAGTATTACCGATAGCGGTAATTTCAGTGGCTAACTGAGTAATTTCCTCTTGGATAGACACTAAGTCATCGGTACTGTTGGCACCGTTGTTGGCTTGAATGGTCAAGTCACGCATCCGCTGCAGCATGTTAGTTTGCTCTTGCATGGCGCCTTCAGAAATCTGAGCAATGGAGATAGCATCATTAGCGTTACGCATACCGACATCTAAGCCGCGCACTTGGCTGTTTAAGCGGTCTGAAATGGCAAGACCCGCAGCATCATCCTTAGCGCTGTTGATACGTAAACCGCTCGATAAACGCTCCATCGAAGTGGCCAATGCGCTATTTGAAATATTCAGGTTTTTTTGTGCCTTCATCGAAGTTACGTTGGTGTTTACTGTAATAGCCATAATTAATTTCCTCTTTACCTGGCTGCCAAACTTGCCTGTCTTGCTTGTTAAGCCAGGCGGGTCATCACTCATTACACTTACTGTAACGGCGGCGGTTTGGCGAACTTTAGCGAAAAAATCAAAAATGACGAACGAAAAAAATAAGTAGTTGTTATAAAACAAAAAAGACGCGACAACCGCGTCTTTTTTAGTTTGACAATCCCTTAGCCAAGTAAGGAAATGGCAATTTGTGGCAACTGATTGGCCTGCGCTAACATGGCAGAGCCCGTTTGTTGCAATACCTGATTCTTGGTCATGGTTGAGGTTTCTTTGGCAAAGTCCACGTCCACAATCCGGC is from Shewanella sp. SNU WT4 and encodes:
- the fliE gene encoding flagellar hook-basal body complex protein FliE, translating into MQITTNPLFAEMQAIKAEISPSTNLLPESMRQVNNTQGADFSQLLNQAIGSVNELQHNSSSLATRLEMGDTRVSLSDTVIAREKASVAFEATLQVRNKFVDAYKEIMSMPV
- a CDS encoding sigma-54 dependent transcriptional regulator, translating into MNAGTILLVEDDSHLREALVDTLLLAHYHCIEAVTAEDAILALKQHSVDMVISDVQMPGIGGMGLLAYLQKNHHQLPVLLMTAFASIDSAVDAIKLGAVDYLAKPFAPEVLLNQVSRYMPNAAPIAGPVVCDDKSIALLNLASRVAVSDASVMILGPSGSGKEVLARYIHQHSARSNAPFVAINCAAIPENMLEATLFGYEKGAFTGAYQACPGKFEQAEGGTLLLDEISEMDLSLQAKLLRVLQEREVERLGGRKTIALNVRILATSNRDLKAAVDNGEFREDLYYRINVFPLTWPALKDRPLDILPLARHLLTRHCEHSQRAVPELDDIACRRLLGHRWPGNVRELDNVMQRALILCQGLNISAIDIIIDTQEPIAFNAQEQEPVNSEGLGQELQAQEHVIILETLNQCQGSRKLVAEKLGISARTLRYKMARMRELGMAI
- a CDS encoding ATP-binding protein, whose translation is MVHHSLATVVAIDPPTKPYITKSAVNMSTRMDHILQAMPSGIIILDEAGIVTQANAVAYSLLGLPLDGLRWLTIIERAFAPKDDDGHEVSLRDGRRVKLAITPLSPEPGQLIVLTDLTETRQLQTNLSHLERLSALGKMVANLAHQVRTPLTAAILYASNLKQARLSAEARSRFSDKLLDRLNDLERQVNDMLLMARGQANGQAQDISAEALMQQVMERCEPIVTKQGAMISVAVQQDSHIHVNINAMASALGNLVNNSLEAGASDIRLVVMPDATEPTKRVQLLVADNGRGIDKKSQAQVCDPFFTTKAQGTGLGLAVVQSVAQQHDGRLTLSAAPGRGAIVALSLPTLINQSALV
- a CDS encoding sigma-54 dependent transcriptional regulator, with the translated sequence MMQIDQRIIIIANACERLQRLTHILEFLGERVEVIAPEQLSTLASETRFRGVIVCPQSLPLDAMQAYASAAPWQPMLMMFDAAGLTRGHSNILGMIDEPLNYPQLTELLHICQLFVQSQRAEVVTSANQTKLFRSLVGRSDGVAAVRHLISQVATSDTSVLVLGQSGTGKEVVARNIHYLSERRDGPFIPVNCGAIPAELLESELFGHEKGSFTGAISARKGRFELAEGGTLFLDEIGDMPLQMQVKLLRVLQERTFERVGGVKSIQANVRVVAATHRNLEQMITDSTFREDLYYRLNVFPIEMPSLSERAEDIPLLLQELVSRVFNEGRGKVRFTQRAIESLKEHAWTGNVRELSNLVERLTILFPGGLIDVNDLPLKYRHIDVPEYEVACSEALQERDVLSAIFNDEEPIELPEHRFPSELPSEGVNLKDLLAELEIDMIRQALEQQDNVVARAAEMLGIRRTTLVEKMRKYGLSKD
- the fliS gene encoding flagellar export chaperone FliS translates to MRGSLQSYRKVSLDNEIASASPHRIIQMMLAGALERLAQSRYAIENKDIQTKGILLSKAIGIINGLNSSLNMQAGGEIANNLSELYAFMLRRITFANINNDLQAIDDVMTILRDIKEGWDAIPDSEHHLSVNSELV
- a CDS encoding flagella biosynthesis chaperone for FliD, FliT; its protein translation is MTSQQSALAQVNQDVAATLAALANTPSEDVNSDDLVSKLQELSLQRQNILDVLLADETLTDVSFWQEQWQLTQTFSQGAIEARDHRQSLLHAGRQTTRHINMYQSIDDNR
- the fliD gene encoding flagellar filament capping protein FliD, translated to MALTATGLGSGLDINNIVKVLVDAEKLPKEAAFNKAEDQIKAKVSAIGKLKSALSTFQDALAKLQDGKNLNPRTVSTGNSTYFTASADKFAQSGSYSIKVEQLAAAHKVGGAFTTSASSTVGEGSLTFGVAGKQFSVNIAATNDLNDIATTINTASDNVGVSASVVTTNGGSRLVFSSKETGLANAMTVTATDTTGTGLNDMFNGVNQSELQPAKNAIVYIDNQRLDSASNTLSSAITGVSVKLTDADVNKTSTLTVSLDTATVKSNVQEFVDSYNSLMTEVNRLSAYDVDKKTAAALQGDSMVRSLESQLRSMASQRVTTDGKSTALYDIGIGIDRYGKMSVDNTKLDKSIATNMSGIEGLFATKDTGLANKLDTMVKTYVKSGGVIDGQNKSYTSQQQRLTDQKEAFARKMTQLQARLTKQFNAMDLVVGRLNAQGSGIMDRLNSLPGVVSSR
- a CDS encoding flagellar protein FlaG, which encodes MDINIATSTVIPAQDKGPHPSRSMSVTAENKTQPSNLVQNLPKKEEQADSEASAKEKARDNSEALDKVVEDMTSMMSMMRKGLAFKVDDTSGRSVVSVMDVDSGNIIRQIPSEEALELAQKLSDVTGLLMKTEA
- a CDS encoding flagellin — encoded protein: MAITVNTNVTSMKAQKNLNISNSALATSMERLSSGLRINSAKDDAAGLAISDRLNSQVRGLDVGMRNANDAISIAQISEGAMQEQTNMLQRMRDLTIQANNGANSTDDLVSIQEEITQLATEITAIGNTTAFGSTKLLNGDFSAGKTFQVGHQNDEDITVKVTTTTAGSLSVNSLSVASSAGQTSALTRIDAAIKTIDTQRAELGAIQNRLSHNINNSANTQSNVADARSRIVDVDFAKETSAMTKSQVLQQTGSAMLAQANQMPQIALSLL